In Humulus lupulus chromosome 7, drHumLupu1.1, whole genome shotgun sequence, the following are encoded in one genomic region:
- the LOC133789408 gene encoding uncharacterized protein LOC133789408 has protein sequence MSRKTKVVPSALAPLGPIHATEPNSQVRSNKATELAAPPTILAPPAAQPIQRIPAAPTRKGQAPVREYFLSISTHVPEFVINCTARTHGVNLGSDTLTCMVQSISHLGAPQWEFLTSFRDANTLFDKGGELLSSHKNSC, from the exons ATGTCCAGAAAGACTAAGGTGGTCCCTTCGGCCTTGGCTCCCCTGGGTCCGATTCATGCTACCGAACCCAATTCTCAGGTCAGATCGAATAAAGCTACCGAGCTCGCGGCACCTCCAACTATTCTGGCTCCTCCTGCTGCCCAACCGATCCAGAGAATCCCTGCAGCCCCAACAAGAAAAGGCCAGGCTCCTGTGCGGGAGTACTTCCTATCAATCTCAACTCATGTACCTGAGTTCGTGATCAATTGTACAGCTAGAACTCACGGAGTCAACCTGGGCTCTGACACTTTGACTTGCATGGTTCAAAGTATCAGCCACCTCGGGGCCCCTCAATGGGAATTTCTGACCTCTTTCCGAGATGCCAACACTCTTTTTGACAAGGGTGGCGAGCTTCTCTCCTCG CACAAAAATTCATGTTGA
- the LOC133790602 gene encoding uncharacterized protein LOC133790602 isoform X2, with product MAYVPPHKRLSKKDDGQGSSRSPLPKPELPPFLIKYRNPKHKPSSSTTAHYQDTSFEDTFRWFAAGLDDHHHFPPSVHLQPVAVESNGDILKRLALFNIIDSAEEKSSNAVTESFTRRPWECIAENVLPDLLSCFEKFRSRTEPDQDDEKVTPMIIARFGKVLFRGRCSDYEQKSVTRISLSEKALRPLRGSFYTDILDSYVEYLEKEGASKSGLEFEQEKEVFRVVFRDASQPNVNMWCKCRVLEDGKFDIYKIEHVYTRHMLRDISCLEKNLDMRLDLSTKRTVTTFTDDDLESLKILINSAVTKVKDELICSWGSSFFGKKFRVVASCLISSKTYKNQTLRLKIKDVDRSPSGEATREVVVMLKGVASELMNDLKVIWDNILCCERFPEDINGRSKWFPVGLDDRDQFPPSVHLQPFSLQSPQQKYVYLKPLALINTDLPEQSCSRVKESFTMRPWEYIAENVLQELLSYFEDWRSEMESEDIKSMATVMVVFGKVLFFRPSISQESVAKKLLTVDELKSLKKSFHSDIPNSYVEYITREGASKSGLEFEKEKEVYHVYFGDSREPDDFFCKCRVLKEDKKLQMYKIRPCNRGYMLNLISCLETNLDMILDVVTKETKTDLTDDDMKIVRDLIDSAIVDSNVQGGLRWPLGKTVFGDKFCVGLVLHTTRKVYKNSSLKLNINDIDLYDFESSKGQARRDVAMCLKGLSSELLKQEVDASVISEMLKNELRVLWDNFLCCNHMLVRTPLLLPF from the exons ATGGCTTATGTTCCACCCCATAAACGACTTTCAAAGAAGGATGATGGTCAAGGTTCTTCACGGAGTCCCTTACCAAAGCCAGAGTTGCCTCCATTTCTGATCAAGTACAGAAATCCCAAACACAAGCCATCTAGTTCTACTACTGCCCACTACCAGGACACGAGTTTTGAAGATACATTCAGATGGTTCGCTGCTGGTTTGGATGATCATCATCACTTTCCACCTTCTGTTCATCTCCAACCTGTAGCTGTGGAATCCAATGGAGATATCCTAAAGCGTCTAGCTTTATTTAACATCATTGATTCAGCTGAAgaaa AAAGTAGCAACGCAGTAACCGAGAGCTTTACAAGACGGCCATGGGAGTGCATAGCAGAAAATGTTCTACCAGACTTGCTTTCTTGTTTTGAAAAATTCAGGAGCAGAACGGAGCCTGATCAGGACGATGAAAAAGTTACTCCAATGATAATCGCTAGATTTGGGAAGGTTCTTTTTCGTGG GAGGTGTTCAGATTATGAACAAAAGTCTGTCACAAGAATTTCGCTTTCTGAAAAAGCACTGAGGCCACTGAGAGGTTCATTTTACACAGATATTTTGGATTCATATGTAGAATACTTGGAAAAAGAAGGTGCCTCAAAGAGTGGACTTGAATTTGAACAAGAGAAAGAAGTGTTTCGTGTAGTT TTTCGTGATGCATCACAACCAAATGTAAATATGTGGTGCAAATGTAGGGTACTAGAAGATGGAAAGTTTGATATATACAAG ATTGAACATGTCTATACTCGTCACATGCTCAGAGACATATCTTGCCTTGAAAAGAATCTGGACATGAGGCTGGATCTATCCACCAAAAGAACTGTAACTACTTTTACT GATGATGACTTGGAAAGCCTCAAAATTTTGATAAATTCTGCCGTTACAAAAGTTAAGGATGAACTAATATGCTCCTGGGGAAGTTcattttttggaaaaaaatttcGTGTGGTTGCATCATGTCTAATAAGTAGTAAAACATACAAAAATCAAACACTAAGGCTTAAGATCAAAGATGTTGATCGGTCTCCGAGCGGGGAAGCTACAAGGGAAGTTGTTGTAATGCTGAAAGGAGTAGCTTCAGAATTAATG AATGACTTGAAGGTTATATGGGACAACATTCTTTGCTGTGAGCGCTTTCCAGAAGATATCAATGGTAGATCCAAATGGTTTCCTGTGGGTTTGGATGACCGTGATCAGTTTCCGCCTTCTGTTCATCTCCAACCCTTTTCATTACAATCACCCCAGCagaaatatgtttatttaaagcCTCTAGCTTTAATTAACACTGATCTACCTGAAC AAAGTTGCAGCAGAGTAAAAGAGAGCTTTACAATGAGACCATGGGAATACATAGCAGAAAATGTGCTGCAAGAGTTGCTTTCTTATTTTGAAGATTGGAGGAGTGAAATGGAGTCTGAGGACATAAAATCTATGGCAACTGTAATGGTTGTATTTGGCAAAGTTCTTTTCTTTCG GCCTTCAATCAGTCAAGAATCTGTCGCGAAAAAATTGCTTACAGTTGACGAACTGAAATCGCTGAAGAAATCATTTCACAGTGATATTCCTAATTCATATGTGGAATACATTACAAGGGAAGGTGCCTCAAAGAGTGGACTTGAGTTTGAAAAGGAAAAAGAAGTATACCATGTATAT TTTGGTGACAGCAGAGAACCAGATGATTTTTTTTGCAAATGTAGGGTACTAAAAGAAGATAAAAAGCTTCAAATGTACAAG ATTCGACCCTGCAACAGGGGCTATATGCTCAATTTAATATCTTGCCTTGAAACGAATTTGGATATGATACTGGATGTAGTCACCAAAGAAACTAAAACTGATTTAACT GATGATGACATGAAAATCGTCAGAGACTTGATTGATTCTGCTATAGTAGATAGCAATGTTCAAGGTGGTCTGAGATGGCCCTTGGGGAAGACTGTTTTTGGAGATAAATTTTGTGTTGGTTTAGTCTTGCACACAACACGTAAAGTATACAAAAATTCATCGTTGAAGCTGAACATCAACGATATTGATCTGTATGATTTTGAGTCTTCAAAAGGTCAAGCTAGAAGGGATGTTGCTATGTGTTTGAAAGGATTATCTTCAGAATTACTG AAACAAGAGGTCGATGCGAGTGTTATCAGTGAGATGCTTAAGAACGAGCTGAGGGTTCTATGGGACAACTTTCTCTGTTGTAATCATATGCTCGTACGTACTCCTTTACTTCTACCCTTCTAG
- the LOC133790602 gene encoding uncharacterized protein LOC133790602 isoform X1, producing the protein MAYVPPHKRLSKKDDGQGSSRSPLPKPELPPFLIKYRNPKHKPSSSTTAHYQDTSFEDTFRWFAAGLDDHHHFPPSVHLQPVAVESNGDILKRLALFNIIDSAEEKSSNAVTESFTRRPWECIAENVLPDLLSCFEKFRSRTEPDQDDEKVTPMIIARFGKVLFRGRCSDYEQKSVTRISLSEKALRPLRGSFYTDILDSYVEYLEKEGASKSGLEFEQEKEVFRVVFRDASQPNVNMWCKCRVLEDGKFDIYKIEHVYTRHMLRDISCLEKNLDMRLDLSTKRTVTTFTDDDLESLKILINSAVTKVKDELICSWGSSFFGKKFRVVASCLISSKTYKNQTLRLKIKDVDRSPSGEATREVVVMLKGVASELMKHDADRNLISEMLQNDLKVIWDNILCCERFPEDINGRSKWFPVGLDDRDQFPPSVHLQPFSLQSPQQKYVYLKPLALINTDLPEQSCSRVKESFTMRPWEYIAENVLQELLSYFEDWRSEMESEDIKSMATVMVVFGKVLFFRPSISQESVAKKLLTVDELKSLKKSFHSDIPNSYVEYITREGASKSGLEFEKEKEVYHVYFGDSREPDDFFCKCRVLKEDKKLQMYKIRPCNRGYMLNLISCLETNLDMILDVVTKETKTDLTDDDMKIVRDLIDSAIVDSNVQGGLRWPLGKTVFGDKFCVGLVLHTTRKVYKNSSLKLNINDIDLYDFESSKGQARRDVAMCLKGLSSELLKQEVDASVISEMLKNELRVLWDNFLCCNHMLVRTPLLLPF; encoded by the exons ATGGCTTATGTTCCACCCCATAAACGACTTTCAAAGAAGGATGATGGTCAAGGTTCTTCACGGAGTCCCTTACCAAAGCCAGAGTTGCCTCCATTTCTGATCAAGTACAGAAATCCCAAACACAAGCCATCTAGTTCTACTACTGCCCACTACCAGGACACGAGTTTTGAAGATACATTCAGATGGTTCGCTGCTGGTTTGGATGATCATCATCACTTTCCACCTTCTGTTCATCTCCAACCTGTAGCTGTGGAATCCAATGGAGATATCCTAAAGCGTCTAGCTTTATTTAACATCATTGATTCAGCTGAAgaaa AAAGTAGCAACGCAGTAACCGAGAGCTTTACAAGACGGCCATGGGAGTGCATAGCAGAAAATGTTCTACCAGACTTGCTTTCTTGTTTTGAAAAATTCAGGAGCAGAACGGAGCCTGATCAGGACGATGAAAAAGTTACTCCAATGATAATCGCTAGATTTGGGAAGGTTCTTTTTCGTGG GAGGTGTTCAGATTATGAACAAAAGTCTGTCACAAGAATTTCGCTTTCTGAAAAAGCACTGAGGCCACTGAGAGGTTCATTTTACACAGATATTTTGGATTCATATGTAGAATACTTGGAAAAAGAAGGTGCCTCAAAGAGTGGACTTGAATTTGAACAAGAGAAAGAAGTGTTTCGTGTAGTT TTTCGTGATGCATCACAACCAAATGTAAATATGTGGTGCAAATGTAGGGTACTAGAAGATGGAAAGTTTGATATATACAAG ATTGAACATGTCTATACTCGTCACATGCTCAGAGACATATCTTGCCTTGAAAAGAATCTGGACATGAGGCTGGATCTATCCACCAAAAGAACTGTAACTACTTTTACT GATGATGACTTGGAAAGCCTCAAAATTTTGATAAATTCTGCCGTTACAAAAGTTAAGGATGAACTAATATGCTCCTGGGGAAGTTcattttttggaaaaaaatttcGTGTGGTTGCATCATGTCTAATAAGTAGTAAAACATACAAAAATCAAACACTAAGGCTTAAGATCAAAGATGTTGATCGGTCTCCGAGCGGGGAAGCTACAAGGGAAGTTGTTGTAATGCTGAAAGGAGTAGCTTCAGAATTAATG AAACATGATGCTGATAGGAATCTCATTAGTGAAATGCTTCAGAATGACTTGAAGGTTATATGGGACAACATTCTTTGCTGTGAGCGCTTTCCAGAAGATATCAATGGTAGATCCAAATGGTTTCCTGTGGGTTTGGATGACCGTGATCAGTTTCCGCCTTCTGTTCATCTCCAACCCTTTTCATTACAATCACCCCAGCagaaatatgtttatttaaagcCTCTAGCTTTAATTAACACTGATCTACCTGAAC AAAGTTGCAGCAGAGTAAAAGAGAGCTTTACAATGAGACCATGGGAATACATAGCAGAAAATGTGCTGCAAGAGTTGCTTTCTTATTTTGAAGATTGGAGGAGTGAAATGGAGTCTGAGGACATAAAATCTATGGCAACTGTAATGGTTGTATTTGGCAAAGTTCTTTTCTTTCG GCCTTCAATCAGTCAAGAATCTGTCGCGAAAAAATTGCTTACAGTTGACGAACTGAAATCGCTGAAGAAATCATTTCACAGTGATATTCCTAATTCATATGTGGAATACATTACAAGGGAAGGTGCCTCAAAGAGTGGACTTGAGTTTGAAAAGGAAAAAGAAGTATACCATGTATAT TTTGGTGACAGCAGAGAACCAGATGATTTTTTTTGCAAATGTAGGGTACTAAAAGAAGATAAAAAGCTTCAAATGTACAAG ATTCGACCCTGCAACAGGGGCTATATGCTCAATTTAATATCTTGCCTTGAAACGAATTTGGATATGATACTGGATGTAGTCACCAAAGAAACTAAAACTGATTTAACT GATGATGACATGAAAATCGTCAGAGACTTGATTGATTCTGCTATAGTAGATAGCAATGTTCAAGGTGGTCTGAGATGGCCCTTGGGGAAGACTGTTTTTGGAGATAAATTTTGTGTTGGTTTAGTCTTGCACACAACACGTAAAGTATACAAAAATTCATCGTTGAAGCTGAACATCAACGATATTGATCTGTATGATTTTGAGTCTTCAAAAGGTCAAGCTAGAAGGGATGTTGCTATGTGTTTGAAAGGATTATCTTCAGAATTACTG AAACAAGAGGTCGATGCGAGTGTTATCAGTGAGATGCTTAAGAACGAGCTGAGGGTTCTATGGGACAACTTTCTCTGTTGTAATCATATGCTCGTACGTACTCCTTTACTTCTACCCTTCTAG